From Nocardioides daedukensis, the proteins below share one genomic window:
- a CDS encoding polynucleotide kinase-phosphatase, translated as MTDAATEQQQVTVPAMGLVVLVGVSGSGKSTFARSHFKPTEVVSSDFCRGLVADDENDQSATPDAFDVLHYIVGTRLRRGLLTVVDATNVQQPARASLVKLAKSHDVLVDAIVIDVPASVAIERNRQRPDRDFGDHVVSRQHRDLMRSLRRLTKEGFRRVHVLSGTGQVESVEIVRERPWNDRREIHGPFDIIGDVHGCASELRTLLTELGWNIEYDGDTAVGASHPEGRQAVFVGDLVDRGPDTPGVISLVMGMVAAGTALCVSGNHEAKLVRALRGSKVTVSHGLAESLAQLEGHPDDFRKQALDFMDGLISHYVLDDGKLVVAHAGLKEAYHGRSSGRVRSFALYGDTTGETDEYGLPVRYPWAQEYRGQAMVVYGHTPVPKAEWINNTICLDTGVVFGGELTALRYPEREIVSVSAEKEWYAPVRPLAPSAGDREASVLKISDVAGTRWLETTHAGKVKIPEENAAAALEVMSRFAVDPRWLIYLPPTMSPVATSKLDGFLEHPAQAFDEYSGWGVTRVVCEEKHMGSRAVAVIAKDADAAERRFGIGDGTTGVVYTRTGRPFFADAGELVDRLRETVAPLFESLDTDWLALDCELLPWSAKAMDLIKAQYASVGTAARHVLPDARKVLEQAAARGLDVAGLVEKVDRRLGNAEAFRDAYAAYVHPTQGLEGVTLAPFQILASEGRALALTESHEWHLSELAKLEGDLITPTRHRFVDLASQDERDAATHWWLDLTAGGGEGMVVKPAHLSEGRIQPGIKVRGREYLRIIYGPDYTDALDVLRDRHLGKKRQLAQREHGLGLEALTAFIDHEPLWKVHQSVFAVLALESEPVDPRL; from the coding sequence ATGACTGACGCAGCAACCGAACAGCAGCAGGTCACCGTTCCCGCCATGGGCCTGGTCGTCTTGGTCGGGGTCTCGGGAAGTGGCAAGTCGACGTTCGCGCGCAGTCACTTCAAGCCGACCGAGGTCGTTTCCAGCGACTTCTGCCGCGGCCTCGTCGCGGACGACGAGAATGACCAGTCCGCTACCCCCGACGCGTTCGACGTCCTGCACTACATCGTCGGCACCCGCCTGCGTCGCGGGCTGCTCACCGTCGTGGATGCGACGAACGTCCAGCAGCCGGCGCGAGCCTCCCTGGTCAAGCTCGCCAAGAGCCACGACGTCCTCGTCGACGCCATCGTCATCGACGTCCCCGCATCGGTGGCGATCGAGCGCAACCGGCAGCGGCCGGATCGCGACTTCGGCGATCACGTCGTCTCTCGTCAGCACCGCGATCTCATGCGGTCCCTCCGGCGCCTGACGAAGGAGGGTTTCCGTCGCGTTCACGTCCTGAGCGGTACTGGTCAGGTCGAGAGCGTGGAGATCGTGCGCGAGCGACCCTGGAACGATCGCAGGGAGATCCACGGGCCCTTCGACATCATCGGCGACGTCCACGGTTGCGCCTCCGAGCTCCGCACGCTCCTTACCGAACTCGGTTGGAACATCGAGTACGACGGCGACACGGCCGTCGGTGCCTCGCACCCCGAGGGCCGACAGGCCGTCTTCGTTGGCGACCTGGTCGACCGGGGCCCGGACACCCCAGGCGTCATCAGTCTCGTCATGGGCATGGTCGCCGCGGGCACGGCGCTCTGCGTGTCCGGTAACCACGAGGCCAAGCTCGTCCGAGCCCTTCGAGGCTCCAAGGTCACTGTCTCCCATGGCCTCGCAGAGTCACTCGCACAACTCGAAGGCCACCCGGACGATTTCCGTAAGCAGGCACTGGACTTCATGGACGGCCTCATCAGCCACTACGTCCTCGACGACGGAAAGCTCGTCGTCGCCCACGCCGGCCTCAAGGAGGCCTACCACGGCCGCTCGTCCGGACGAGTCCGCTCGTTCGCGCTGTACGGCGACACCACCGGCGAGACCGACGAATACGGGCTCCCGGTCCGCTACCCCTGGGCGCAGGAGTACCGCGGCCAGGCAATGGTCGTCTACGGCCACACCCCAGTCCCCAAGGCCGAGTGGATCAACAACACGATCTGCCTCGACACCGGAGTCGTCTTCGGCGGCGAACTCACCGCGCTGCGCTACCCGGAGCGGGAAATCGTCTCGGTCTCTGCGGAGAAGGAGTGGTACGCACCCGTCCGGCCGCTCGCGCCCTCTGCTGGGGATCGCGAAGCGTCGGTGCTCAAAATCAGCGACGTCGCAGGCACCCGCTGGCTGGAGACCACCCATGCCGGCAAGGTCAAGATCCCCGAAGAGAACGCCGCAGCCGCACTCGAGGTGATGAGCCGATTCGCCGTCGACCCACGGTGGCTGATCTACCTGCCGCCAACCATGTCGCCGGTCGCCACCTCGAAGCTCGATGGCTTCCTGGAGCACCCCGCCCAGGCCTTCGACGAGTACTCCGGCTGGGGCGTCACCCGAGTCGTCTGCGAAGAGAAGCACATGGGCTCACGCGCCGTGGCGGTCATCGCGAAGGACGCCGACGCCGCCGAGCGAAGGTTCGGCATCGGCGACGGCACCACGGGAGTGGTCTACACCCGCACCGGACGACCCTTCTTCGCGGACGCCGGCGAGCTCGTGGACCGGTTGCGGGAGACCGTCGCGCCACTGTTCGAGTCCCTCGACACCGACTGGCTCGCCCTCGATTGCGAACTCCTGCCCTGGTCGGCCAAGGCCATGGATCTGATCAAGGCCCAATACGCATCGGTCGGCACAGCCGCACGCCACGTGCTTCCCGATGCACGCAAGGTTCTCGAGCAGGCCGCTGCTCGTGGACTCGATGTCGCGGGACTCGTCGAGAAGGTCGACCGTCGACTCGGCAACGCCGAGGCGTTCCGCGATGCCTACGCCGCCTACGTCCACCCGACCCAGGGGCTCGAAGGTGTCACGCTCGCACCGTTCCAGATCCTGGCCTCCGAAGGCCGGGCTCTTGCGCTCACCGAGTCCCACGAGTGGCACCTCTCCGAGCTCGCCAAGCTCGAAGGCGACCTGATCACGCCAACGCGGCACCGGTTCGTCGACCTCGCCTCGCAGGACGAGCGGGACGCTGCCACGCACTGGTGGCTCGACCTCACCGCCGGCGGGGGAGAGGGCATGGTCGTCAAGCCCGCTCACCTCTCCGAGGGACGGATCCAGCCGGGCATCAAGGTGCGCGGTCGCGAGTACCTGCGGATCATCTACGGGCC
- a CDS encoding 3' terminal RNA ribose 2'-O-methyltransferase Hen1, which yields MLLTVTTTHQPATDLGYLLHKHPDRVQEFKQSFGTVTVFYPESTDERCTVALILDVDPVRLARSRGKNAPDFSLAQYVNDRSYAASSLLGVAMADVFSTARSGRCDSRQDLADSAIPLEISVPVLPCRGGPEIAHRLFEPLGWTVEAEPIPLDDAFADWGDSRYVRLHLIGVVRLADALNQLHVLLPVLDESKHYWQGPDEVDKLMRSGEGWLATHPEAKLITRRYLGRSGGLTRVALARLAELGDDVEEAIDPAEDEEALQPVEKRVPLNAQRHDAVHQVLLELGARSVIDMGCGPGHFLDRLIKTASFSRIAGSDVSTRSLQYAARRLHVDRMSERQAERVQLFQGALTYEDERYAGFDAAVLMEVVEHVDPPRLEALERVVFGATKPGAVIVTTPNGEYNVLYEGLVGMRHPDHRFEWTRAEFAHWSDHVASTYSYAVERRGIGDLDDTLGTPTQMAIFTRKEGSDD from the coding sequence GTGCTCCTGACCGTCACGACCACCCACCAGCCGGCGACCGATCTTGGCTACCTCCTGCACAAGCACCCCGACCGTGTGCAGGAGTTCAAGCAGTCGTTCGGAACAGTGACGGTCTTCTACCCCGAATCCACCGACGAGCGTTGCACCGTTGCGCTGATCCTCGACGTCGATCCGGTCCGGCTGGCCCGCTCGCGGGGCAAGAACGCCCCGGACTTCAGCCTCGCCCAGTACGTGAACGACCGCTCGTACGCAGCGTCGTCGCTTCTCGGCGTGGCGATGGCCGACGTGTTCAGCACCGCTCGCAGCGGTCGCTGTGATTCCCGACAGGACCTTGCCGACTCGGCGATCCCGCTCGAAATTTCTGTCCCGGTGCTGCCCTGCCGGGGTGGACCGGAGATCGCGCATCGGCTGTTCGAACCGCTGGGTTGGACGGTCGAGGCCGAGCCCATCCCGCTGGACGATGCCTTCGCCGACTGGGGCGACTCCCGCTACGTCCGCTTGCACCTCATCGGGGTTGTCCGACTGGCCGATGCGCTCAACCAACTGCACGTCCTGCTTCCCGTCCTGGACGAGTCCAAGCACTACTGGCAGGGTCCCGACGAGGTCGACAAGCTGATGCGATCCGGGGAGGGCTGGCTCGCCACCCACCCGGAAGCCAAGCTGATCACCCGCCGCTACCTCGGCCGCAGCGGCGGCCTGACCCGCGTCGCTCTCGCGCGGCTCGCCGAGCTCGGCGACGACGTGGAGGAGGCCATCGATCCGGCTGAGGACGAGGAAGCCCTCCAACCTGTCGAGAAGCGGGTCCCGCTCAACGCCCAGCGCCACGACGCCGTGCACCAGGTTCTGCTCGAACTCGGGGCACGTTCGGTCATCGACATGGGCTGTGGCCCGGGTCATTTCCTCGACCGGCTCATCAAGACGGCATCCTTCTCGCGCATCGCCGGATCCGATGTCTCCACCCGATCGCTGCAGTACGCCGCTCGACGCCTTCACGTCGACCGCATGAGCGAGCGACAGGCCGAGCGCGTGCAGCTCTTCCAGGGTGCGCTCACCTACGAGGACGAGCGATACGCCGGGTTCGACGCCGCCGTACTCATGGAGGTCGTCGAGCACGTCGACCCTCCGCGGCTGGAGGCGCTGGAGCGTGTTGTGTTCGGAGCCACCAAGCCAGGTGCGGTCATCGTGACCACCCCCAATGGCGAGTACAACGTGCTCTACGAAGGACTCGTCGGCATGAGGCACCCCGACCACCGCTTTGAATGGACCCGGGCCGAGTTCGCCCACTGGTCCGACCACGTCGCCTCGACCTACAGCTACGCCGTCGAACGCCGCGGCATCGGCGACCTCGACGACACTCTGGGCACACCGACACAGATGGCCATCTTCACCCGAAAGGAGGGATCCGATGACTGA
- a CDS encoding ATP-dependent DNA helicase, with protein sequence MSYVQLPMVEVNVEDLLLDLANYRIPTRPDDEAAALNYLYAEEDVLGAAKLILRDGYFDNEVPIVIEDDRAFVVLEGNRRVSALKGLLDPDSVPSHAHDLRGLLKRYAVEAEDLPKAIRVLVAASREAANPHIARLHTTVPKKRWSRDQQANYYYSLLGPGVTVDNIKADYPDVDVVRFIKMAEMRRFLSGVAYRDPSLRDYVTGSGLAMSAFEYAYRNADIAAAIGASFDGDGHLRPTTQRPEGIAASLTDQQRAATEYLMVEFRAKRLNTRSPDFKKTTPEHAMLLAKLTGTIPLSTVDQACFPASHVRWANLIAPISELSDPGDPRRLEAFMVDVLERMAENGDTLAGEEDVLAAAANITATRPCPISRPLLNTYRLNARDLDEYGRWTPLAAAELAGGEPAYKLAHLRDVGLDITDHMIERRDARRFNLSFDPRAAIDGAFGPADPGDIEEEVARTEKAAGLGELFTSRLSVLVGPAGTGKTTLLQTLVAQPEIQQDGVLLLAPTGKARVQLQSKVNFEAQTLASFLVKKGGFDPNTGRYQSVDRAKRSKVGLVVIDEASMLTEEMLAATLSGLEGVKRLILVGDHRQLPPIGPGRPFVDLVEWLKPETFTGTARVGPGYVELTVFRRQKGEEGQRDDLALARWFGGEDLPGAADEIWQRLRVGSPSETLAYRRWADEGIVPTLIQAIETELGLEDATDPERAFKLTYGGHLSDDGKWVNWRTGDGGAGDRCEDWQVLSPTRSRVFGTVELNRLIKQRYRAGDLRRAENFYGHRPPKPIGPERIVMGDKVMQTRNDSRAKAYPDGAGMNYVANGEIGVVVGRASKSPNFANVEFSSQVGATYGYRPSSSDDPPLELAWAVTVHKSQGSEFGVTFLVLPSRVAVSRELLYTALTRQTRKVVILHEGTVDELFELASPALSETARRMTDLFRKPAPRELAFGDAMRRFDANLIHVAPGGVLVRSKNEVIVASILQGLAPDRWSYERPLSIDGVTKYPDFMIETPAGDEVIWEHLGMMSNPKYASDWEAKKAWYIAHGYRPFDDPAGPGTRGVLMWTDDSNGVDQPGWESMAKQILGSATPRRAAKKAPGRR encoded by the coding sequence ATGAGCTACGTGCAGTTGCCGATGGTGGAGGTCAACGTCGAGGATCTCCTGCTCGATCTAGCCAACTACCGGATTCCTACGCGTCCCGATGACGAGGCGGCCGCCCTGAACTACCTCTACGCAGAGGAAGACGTCTTGGGTGCAGCGAAGCTCATCCTGCGGGACGGCTACTTCGACAACGAGGTCCCGATAGTTATCGAGGACGACCGCGCGTTTGTCGTGCTCGAGGGCAACCGCAGGGTCAGCGCGCTGAAGGGCCTCCTCGATCCCGACAGCGTCCCGTCGCATGCACACGACCTGCGCGGGTTGTTGAAGCGCTATGCCGTGGAGGCTGAGGATCTGCCTAAGGCGATCCGCGTGCTCGTGGCCGCGTCCCGGGAGGCGGCTAACCCGCACATTGCCCGGCTGCACACCACGGTGCCGAAGAAGCGGTGGAGCCGCGATCAGCAGGCCAACTACTACTACTCCCTGCTCGGGCCCGGCGTCACGGTCGACAACATCAAGGCGGACTATCCGGACGTCGACGTCGTCCGGTTCATCAAGATGGCCGAGATGCGACGCTTCCTGTCCGGGGTCGCCTACCGGGATCCGAGCCTGCGGGACTACGTCACCGGATCTGGTCTAGCGATGTCGGCGTTCGAGTACGCCTACCGCAACGCCGACATCGCTGCGGCGATCGGCGCCTCCTTCGACGGCGACGGCCACCTGCGCCCGACCACTCAACGGCCAGAGGGGATCGCCGCCAGCCTCACCGACCAGCAGCGCGCCGCGACCGAGTACCTGATGGTCGAGTTCCGCGCCAAGCGGCTCAACACTCGCTCACCCGATTTCAAGAAGACGACGCCCGAGCACGCCATGCTCCTCGCCAAGCTCACCGGCACGATTCCGCTGTCCACCGTGGACCAGGCATGCTTTCCGGCCTCGCACGTGCGGTGGGCGAATCTGATCGCCCCCATCAGCGAGCTCAGCGATCCCGGTGATCCGCGACGCCTTGAGGCGTTCATGGTCGACGTACTCGAACGCATGGCCGAGAACGGCGACACCCTCGCTGGGGAGGAGGACGTCCTCGCCGCTGCCGCGAACATCACCGCTACCCGCCCCTGTCCGATCTCACGACCACTTCTCAACACATACCGGCTGAACGCTCGCGACCTAGACGAATACGGGCGCTGGACACCGCTAGCGGCGGCCGAACTGGCTGGCGGGGAGCCGGCGTACAAGCTCGCCCACCTTCGTGACGTCGGCCTCGACATCACCGATCACATGATCGAGCGGCGGGACGCCCGCAGGTTCAACCTTTCGTTCGACCCGCGTGCGGCCATCGACGGAGCGTTCGGGCCCGCGGACCCTGGCGACATTGAAGAAGAGGTGGCGCGCACCGAGAAAGCGGCGGGGCTCGGTGAGCTGTTCACTTCCCGGCTGTCCGTGCTCGTTGGACCTGCCGGAACCGGCAAGACGACCCTGCTGCAGACGCTCGTCGCCCAACCTGAAATCCAGCAGGACGGCGTCCTGCTCCTTGCTCCCACCGGGAAAGCCCGGGTGCAGCTCCAGTCGAAGGTCAACTTTGAGGCTCAGACGCTTGCAAGCTTCCTCGTGAAGAAGGGCGGCTTCGACCCCAACACCGGTCGCTACCAATCAGTCGATCGGGCAAAGCGTTCGAAGGTAGGACTCGTCGTGATCGACGAGGCGTCGATGCTCACGGAGGAAATGCTCGCTGCGACCCTCAGCGGACTCGAAGGCGTCAAGCGGCTCATCCTCGTAGGAGACCATCGCCAACTGCCACCCATCGGTCCCGGACGGCCATTCGTTGACCTCGTCGAGTGGCTGAAGCCGGAGACGTTCACCGGGACAGCCCGAGTCGGTCCCGGATACGTGGAACTCACGGTCTTCCGGCGCCAGAAGGGTGAGGAGGGCCAGCGTGATGACCTCGCCCTCGCACGATGGTTCGGCGGCGAAGACCTCCCAGGGGCCGCCGACGAAATCTGGCAGAGACTCCGGGTTGGGAGCCCGTCAGAAACCCTTGCGTACCGGAGGTGGGCCGATGAAGGCATCGTGCCGACCCTCATCCAAGCAATCGAGACCGAGCTCGGACTAGAAGATGCAACCGACCCAGAGCGGGCGTTCAAGCTGACCTACGGCGGCCACCTGTCGGACGATGGAAAGTGGGTCAACTGGCGCACCGGAGACGGCGGCGCCGGCGACCGCTGCGAAGACTGGCAGGTGCTTTCCCCGACCCGTTCCAGGGTGTTCGGAACCGTCGAGCTGAACCGCTTGATCAAGCAGCGATACCGCGCAGGTGACCTGCGGCGAGCGGAGAACTTCTACGGCCATCGCCCGCCAAAGCCCATCGGTCCGGAGCGAATCGTCATGGGCGACAAGGTCATGCAGACGCGAAACGACAGCCGGGCTAAGGCGTATCCGGACGGCGCCGGCATGAACTACGTCGCCAACGGCGAGATCGGTGTTGTGGTCGGACGGGCAAGCAAGTCCCCGAACTTCGCCAACGTCGAGTTCTCCTCGCAAGTCGGCGCCACCTACGGGTACCGCCCTTCGTCGTCGGACGACCCTCCGCTCGAGTTGGCGTGGGCTGTGACGGTTCACAAGTCGCAGGGTTCGGAGTTCGGAGTGACCTTCCTGGTCCTGCCGTCGAGGGTCGCTGTCAGTCGCGAGCTGCTGTACACCGCGCTGACCCGACAGACGCGCAAAGTCGTCATCCTGCACGAAGGCACCGTGGATGAACTGTTCGAGCTCGCCTCGCCAGCGTTGTCCGAGACCGCGCGACGGATGACCGACCTGTTCCGCAAGCCCGCGCCGCGGGAACTAGCGTTCGGTGACGCTATGCGGAGGTTCGACGCGAATCTCATCCACGTCGCCCCCGGTGGGGTGCTTGTGCGGAGCAAGAACGAGGTGATCGTTGCGTCGATCTTGCAGGGCCTCGCGCCGGACCGGTGGTCGTACGAGCGCCCGCTGTCGATCGACGGGGTGACGAAGTATCCCGACTTCATGATCGAGACCCCTGCAGGCGACGAGGTGATCTGGGAACACCTCGGGATGATGAGCAACCCCAAGTACGCGTCCGATTGGGAGGCAAAGAAGGCCTGGTACATCGCGCATGGCTACCGGCCATTCGACGACCCAGCTGGCCCTGGGACCCGTGGAGTCCTGATGTGGACCGACGACAGCAACGGAGTAGATCAGCCTGGATGGGAGTCCATGGCGAAACAGATACTCGGTTCCGCCACACCACGTCGTGCTGCGAAGAAGGCGCCAGGGCGACGCTAG
- a CDS encoding ATP-binding protein, producing MTGWQDGRLHSAVLVSPGRERRRDRKQRKAAARARMSEDREARRIDAKRKADALGAEKRSTVTLPRAGEPGPAALRTPGRFRLPRHQDTSATLAGAYPFLAEGGLGSEGVFVGQDLYSGSSFVYDPWILYARGLITAPNLVLAGIVGSGKSCLAKSLYTRSIPFGRRVYVPGDPKGEHTAVAEAVGGRAIALGHGMPNRLNPLEEGHRPSGYDDVQWASQIASRRRDLVGALAETVLERRLTPLEHTAVDIAIDRTVQGADVPVLPMVVDRLLAPDPADDPDSRLTEDGRLVGHALRRLVAGDLAGLFDGPSTVAFDPSLPMISLDLSRVTENATLISVLMTCASAWMESALLDPNGGQRWVVYDEAWRLMSHPALLRRMDAHWRLARHYGIANMLIFHKLTDLDNVGDSGSAMRALASSLLANAETRIVYRQEADQLGATSAALGLTGTEQSLIPTLGTGQGLWRIKSRSFVVQHQMHPAELELFDTTGRMTGAL from the coding sequence GTGACCGGCTGGCAGGACGGCCGACTCCATTCGGCCGTACTCGTCTCCCCAGGGCGCGAGCGCCGCAGGGACCGGAAGCAGCGCAAGGCCGCCGCCCGGGCCCGGATGTCGGAGGACCGCGAAGCCCGCCGTATCGACGCGAAGCGGAAGGCCGACGCGCTCGGCGCGGAGAAGCGTTCCACCGTCACCCTTCCGCGGGCTGGAGAACCCGGTCCGGCAGCGCTCCGCACTCCCGGCAGGTTCCGACTCCCGCGGCATCAGGACACCTCGGCCACCCTCGCCGGCGCGTACCCGTTCCTCGCCGAAGGTGGCCTGGGCAGCGAAGGCGTCTTCGTAGGCCAGGACCTCTACTCCGGAAGCTCGTTCGTCTACGACCCGTGGATCCTCTACGCCCGCGGCCTCATCACCGCACCGAACCTCGTCCTCGCCGGCATCGTCGGCTCCGGCAAGTCATGCCTCGCCAAGAGCCTCTACACCCGCTCGATCCCGTTCGGCCGCCGCGTCTACGTCCCCGGTGACCCCAAGGGTGAGCACACCGCCGTCGCCGAAGCGGTCGGCGGACGCGCCATCGCCCTGGGCCACGGCATGCCCAACCGGCTCAACCCGCTCGAAGAGGGACACCGCCCCTCCGGATACGACGATGTGCAGTGGGCCAGCCAGATCGCATCCCGTCGGCGGGACCTCGTCGGAGCTCTGGCCGAGACCGTGCTCGAACGCCGCCTCACCCCACTCGAGCACACCGCCGTCGACATCGCCATTGACCGCACCGTCCAAGGTGCCGACGTACCCGTCCTCCCGATGGTCGTCGACCGACTCCTCGCCCCCGACCCCGCCGACGATCCCGACAGCCGGCTCACCGAGGACGGACGTCTCGTCGGCCACGCACTGCGTCGCCTCGTCGCGGGCGACCTCGCCGGGCTCTTCGACGGACCCTCCACGGTCGCGTTCGATCCGAGCCTGCCGATGATCTCCCTCGACCTGTCCCGCGTCACCGAGAACGCCACCCTCATCTCGGTCCTGATGACGTGCGCGTCGGCATGGATGGAATCCGCGCTCCTTGACCCCAACGGGGGCCAGCGCTGGGTCGTGTACGACGAGGCCTGGCGGCTCATGTCCCACCCCGCGCTGCTGCGGCGGATGGACGCCCACTGGCGGCTCGCGCGGCACTACGGCATCGCAAACATGCTGATCTTCCACAAGCTCACCGACCTCGACAACGTCGGCGACTCCGGCTCCGCGATGCGGGCCCTCGCCTCGTCCCTTCTCGCGAACGCCGAGACCCGCATCGTCTACCGCCAGGAAGCCGACCAACTGGGCGCGACCTCGGCCGCGCTCGGCCTCACCGGCACCGAGCAGTCACTGATCCCCACCCTCGGCACCGGCCAGGGACTGTGGCGGATCAAGAGCCGCTCCTTCGTCGTCCAGCACCAGATGCACCCCGCCGAGCTCGAGCTCTTCGACACCACCGGACGCATGACAGGAGCCCTTTAG
- a CDS encoding dihydrofolate reductase family protein, which yields MRTLIAIEFVSVDGVMQGLGSPDEDREGGFEHGGWGAPFAEAIHASSGSSALGGTTAYLFGRKTYEKMATYWPYQPSSNPIAAHMNTTPKHVVSNTLTTVTWENTSLLTGAACDAVSELKHTGDGSIAILGSGVLVRDLLRADLVDTLRLFVHPLVLGSGKRLFGDLDTPRSLTLTTCETTPMGSLAITYDVTSR from the coding sequence ATGCGCACACTGATCGCGATCGAGTTCGTCTCCGTCGACGGGGTGATGCAGGGGCTCGGATCGCCCGACGAGGACCGTGAGGGCGGTTTTGAGCACGGAGGCTGGGGAGCACCGTTCGCAGAAGCGATCCACGCCTCCAGCGGCTCCAGCGCCCTGGGTGGCACTACCGCGTACCTCTTCGGCCGCAAGACCTACGAGAAGATGGCGACCTACTGGCCCTACCAGCCCAGCTCCAACCCCATCGCAGCGCACATGAACACGACGCCCAAGCACGTCGTGAGCAACACGCTGACGACGGTGACCTGGGAGAATACGAGCTTGCTCACCGGCGCGGCCTGCGACGCCGTCTCCGAGCTGAAGCACACGGGCGACGGCAGCATCGCGATCCTCGGCAGCGGCGTACTCGTCCGCGATCTCCTGCGCGCCGACCTGGTGGACACCCTGCGACTATTCGTCCACCCCCTCGTGCTCGGATCTGGCAAGCGCCTGTTCGGCGATCTCGACACGCCGCGATCACTCACCCTTACCACTTGCGAGACAACGCCCATGGGAAGTCTCGCCATCACCTACGACGTGACCAGCAGGTGA
- a CDS encoding GNAT family N-acetyltransferase, translated as MRALDLPVRTERLVLRAHRTDDLAALMSYYSDPEVTRYLPWAPWTRQDAELALAKRISRVAIDTPDSALSLVVERGGQVIGDVVLWPADDTLLLGELGWALHPSARGCGYACESVSALISLAFGHYGMRRVRAGLDPRNAASAALCRSLGMKLEGHLREDRRYKDEWVDSLVFGLLSHEWQYTDEITEPIEAGR; from the coding sequence ATGAGAGCGCTCGACCTGCCTGTCAGGACCGAGCGTCTGGTGCTGCGGGCCCACCGCACGGACGATCTGGCGGCGCTGATGTCCTACTACTCCGACCCGGAGGTGACCCGATATCTGCCCTGGGCGCCCTGGACACGACAGGACGCTGAGCTGGCATTGGCCAAGCGGATCTCCCGCGTCGCGATCGACACACCGGACTCCGCGCTGAGCCTGGTGGTCGAGCGGGGTGGCCAGGTGATCGGCGACGTGGTGCTGTGGCCGGCCGATGACACGCTGCTCCTGGGCGAGCTCGGGTGGGCGCTGCACCCCTCCGCCCGCGGTTGTGGGTACGCTTGCGAGTCGGTGTCCGCGCTGATAAGTCTGGCCTTCGGGCACTACGGGATGCGTCGGGTCCGCGCGGGTCTCGATCCTCGCAATGCCGCCTCGGCCGCGCTGTGCCGCTCGCTCGGCATGAAGCTGGAAGGGCATCTGCGCGAGGACCGCCGGTACAAGGACGAGTGGGTCGACAGCCTCGTCTTCGGTCTGCTCAGCCACGAGTGGCAGTACACGGACGAGATCACCGAGCCGATTGAGGCAGGACGATGA
- a CDS encoding TetR/AcrR family transcriptional regulator — MDAVTDKDLHAKRADARMNIAAILDSATRCLARDPDASLADIAREAGVGRVTLYGHFDSRSTLVAHVVDAAMAHSESELEKVDLTGDPVDAMQRLLVASWWLTHRHGALVQAAEKSLEPAQIHAAHEEPLTRMRALLQRGRLAGCFRQDMPLPWQVTMIQGILHGASAAVHRGDHTADEACELIATSVLAALTPPDAAG; from the coding sequence ATGGACGCCGTGACCGATAAGGATCTGCATGCGAAGCGAGCGGACGCGCGGATGAACATCGCGGCGATCCTCGACTCTGCGACCCGTTGTCTGGCACGCGACCCAGACGCCAGCCTCGCCGACATCGCCCGCGAGGCAGGAGTAGGCCGAGTCACTCTCTACGGCCACTTCGACTCGCGCTCGACCCTGGTCGCTCACGTGGTTGACGCCGCCATGGCCCACTCTGAGAGCGAGTTGGAGAAGGTCGACCTGACCGGGGACCCAGTCGACGCGATGCAACGGCTTTTGGTGGCCTCCTGGTGGCTCACGCACCGCCACGGCGCCCTCGTGCAGGCCGCCGAGAAGAGCCTCGAGCCGGCACAGATCCACGCAGCGCACGAAGAGCCCCTCACGCGCATGCGCGCTCTCCTGCAACGAGGCCGTCTTGCCGGGTGCTTCCGCCAAGACATGCCCTTGCCCTGGCAGGTCACGATGATCCAAGGCATCTTGCACGGGGCCTCGGCCGCGGTGCACCGAGGCGACCACACAGCCGACGAGGCCTGCGAACTCATCGCGACCTCCGTGCTCGCCGCCCTCACCCCTCCTGACGCTGCGGGCTGA